A part of Solibacillus sp. FSL H8-0538 genomic DNA contains:
- a CDS encoding manganese efflux pump: protein MEEIITGVIMAFDVVALYLLVPKVSSKLLLAIWTAFLHALFPLIGFQFGEWLTLLFTEWTNIISSILLFCVGLQFLLSSKNKDFPPIPLPLLAILASFDTFSVSLSFGMLSLQKNLFILSAGVGTFLFSYAALVIAERTHVIQGYFFKWVAGITLITISIISI, encoded by the coding sequence TTGGAAGAAATAATTACGGGTGTCATAATGGCTTTTGATGTTGTGGCATTATATTTGCTAGTGCCGAAAGTATCTTCAAAGCTTTTACTTGCAATTTGGACAGCCTTTTTACACGCACTCTTTCCATTAATCGGGTTTCAATTTGGCGAATGGCTTACGTTACTTTTCACGGAATGGACAAACATAATTTCCTCCATTTTACTATTTTGTGTTGGGCTTCAATTTTTGTTATCATCTAAAAATAAAGATTTTCCTCCCATACCATTGCCACTTTTAGCTATTTTAGCAAGCTTTGACACCTTTTCAGTTAGTCTTTCTTTTGGTATGCTGAGTTTACAAAAAAATTTATTTATTTTAAGTGCAGGTGTGGGGACTTTTTTATTTTCTTATGCTGCACTAGTCATTGCAGAAAGAACGCATGTAATTCAAGGCTATTTTTTTAAATGGGTTGCAGGTATAACACTAATTACAATTAGTATTATATCTATTTGA
- a CDS encoding low molecular weight protein arginine phosphatase → MNIYFVCTGNTCRSPMAAAILKNKNIPDSEVRSAGIYALEGGEMSENSRAVLLQENIPYDHLSRQVNAADIEWADLILTMTLAHKEMIIRAYPEAKPRTYTLKEYTAPYSSQDVFDPFGGDLNTYKQTYQELKRLIDELETKITEGV, encoded by the coding sequence ATGAATATTTATTTTGTGTGCACAGGAAATACTTGTAGAAGTCCAATGGCTGCGGCTATATTAAAAAATAAAAATATTCCGGATAGCGAAGTTCGTTCAGCGGGGATCTATGCGCTAGAGGGAGGAGAAATGTCGGAAAACTCACGTGCGGTGCTACTGCAGGAGAATATCCCTTATGATCATTTATCACGCCAAGTAAATGCGGCTGATATTGAATGGGCCGATTTGATTTTGACGATGACTTTAGCGCATAAGGAAATGATTATCCGTGCCTATCCTGAAGCAAAGCCTAGAACCTATACATTAAAGGAATACACCGCGCCTTATAGTTCACAAGATGTATTTGATCCGTTTGGTGGAGATCTTAATACATATAAGCAAACCTATCAAGAACTGAAGCGTTTAATAGATGAACTTGAAACGAAAAT